In Penicillium oxalicum strain HP7-1 chromosome I, whole genome shotgun sequence, a single window of DNA contains:
- a CDS encoding Carboxylic acid transporter protein, which produces MRDSKEFPTTQEQHSPDVEEHMSVGRYIATRIPSLVPPMNPAPNPFKALTLLNKQQWMFFAVAFAGWTWDAFDFFTVSLTTSQLAKTFDVSITDITWGITLVLMLRSVGAIIFGIAADRYGRKWPFVVNQLLFVAIELGGGFCQTYQQFLGCRAIFGIAMGGLYGNAAATALEDCPVEARGIVSGLLQQGYAFGYLLATAFARALVDTTPHGWRPLYWFAAGPPVLIIAFRLCLPETEAFRQRQEARAEMNGGAAASFVSEGKVALKRHWLLLIYLVLLMAGFNFMSHGSQDLYPTMLSNQFKFSKNAVTVTQIVANLGALTGGTICGWASQIFGRRFSIIVICIVGGALLYPYTFVKTEAVMAAAFFEQFMVQGAWGVIPIHLMELSPGAIRTFVVGTSYQLGNLVSSASSTIESTIGERFPLPPTETAPHRYEYGNVICIFMGCVFAYTILLTLVGPERLGRNFDADHDADLAVVAARRGMKHDGYQSDPEKTAVEQRE; this is translated from the exons ATGAGGGACTCGAAAGAATTCCCCACGACGCAGGAGCAGCACTCGCCCGATGTGGAAGAGCACATGAGTGTCGGGCGATACATCGCCACGCGCATTCCGTCGCTGGTGCCGCCCATGAACCCAGCCCCAAACCCATTCAAAGCATTGACTCTCCTGAACAAGCAACAATGGATGTTCTTCGCA GTCGCCTTTGCCGGGTGGACATGGGATGCCTTCGATTTCTTCACTGTATCCCTGACCACATCGCAATTGGCAAAGACATTCGATGTGTCGATTACGGACATTACCTGGGGCATCACCCTGGTGTTGATGCTTCGTTCTGTGGGCGCCATCATCTTTGGTATCGCTGCTGACCGTTATGGCCGCAAATGGCCCTTTGTCGTGAACCAATTGCTGTTCGTCGCCATCGAGCTCGGTGGTGGTTTCTGTCAAACCTACCAGCAGTTCCTGGGCTGCCGTGCAATCTTCGGTATCGCCATGGGTGGTCTCTATGGTAATGCGGCAGCCACGGCGCTCGAGGACTGCCCTGTCGAGGCACGTGGTATCGTCTCCGGCCTTTTGCAGCAAGGTTATGCCTTTGGGTATCTCTTGGCCACGGCGTTTGCTCGCGCTCTCGTCGACACCACTCCGCACGGTTGGCGCCCGCTGTACTGGTTCGCTGCAGGTCCACCAGTCCTGATCATCGCTTTCCGTCTCTGCCTGCCCGAGACCGAGGCGTTCCGTCAACGACAAGAGGCACGTGCGGAGATGAACGGAGGTGCTGCAGCCTCATTCGTCTCCGAGGGTAAGGTGGCCCTGAAACGCCACTGGTTGCTCTTGATCTACTTGGTTCTGCTCATGGCTGGCTTCAATTTTATG TCCCACGGCTCCCAAGATCTCTACCCGACCATGCTGAGCAACCAGTTCAAGTTCAGCAAGAACGCAGTCACTGTGACCCAGATTGTCGCCAACCTAGGTGCACTGACCGGCGGTACCATCTGTGGCTGGGCCAGTCAAATCTTCGGCCGTCGCTTCTCGATCATTGTGATCTGCATTGTTGGTGGTGCCCTCCTATACCCATACACCTTTGTCAAGACTGAAGCCGTCATGGCGGCTGCTTTCTTTGAGCAGTTCATGGTCCAAGGAGCCTGGGGTGTCATCCCAATTCATCTTATGGAACTGTCGCCCGGTGCCATCCGAACCTTTGTGGTTGGTACCTCATACCAACTTGGTAATCTGGTGTCTTCTGCAAGTTCGACCATCGAGTCGACCATTGGCGAGCGCTTCCCTCTCCCACCGACCGAGACTGCGCCCCATCGTTACGAATATGGAAATGTGATTTGCATCTTTATGGGCTGTGTGTTTGCGTATACGATCCTGTTGACGCTGGTGGGTCCGGAGCGCCTGGGTCGGAACTTTGATGCGGATCACGATGCGGATCTTGCCGTTGTCGCGGCCCGCCGGGGTATGAAGCACGACGGTTATCAGAGTGATCCCGAAAAGACCGCGGTGGAACAGCgggagtaa